In one Polaribacter sp. ALD11 genomic region, the following are encoded:
- a CDS encoding outer membrane beta-barrel family protein translates to MKNLIVTIVFTLCLSFINAQEITINGKITSKETNEVLPYTAVATFNATTNKYINYGYTDENGFYSISLTKTDFYLKAELLGYESFKSEVIQYSKNTITRNIVLKEDASELDEIVILSKKRLIRMTGDKMIVDIDKSGLGNGNDGLETLSKLPGMQLDKDENIVFRGNANLQIMIDGKPALLKGDELKQFLKTLDGSNIKTVEIIANPSAKYDASGTGGILNIRLKKSPNTGLTGNIYSSVGYAEFIKNRNGINLYNNTQKWNMNAGLYYGYNESVNHRKIIQTIKEPNQTTVLEQLNDWFPKGDSYTAKFGVSNKISENVNIGTSWNYNIYKSDELTEGRTNQFYNDIYKRYTLLNTTQLGKNKTITGNVYYSFVSDSLDTKLDIQLNYANYNNTEDRLTTNTYLNTDENSSFKEQEAIKNSNPTTYNIFSTKIDFEKKLSTYINLETGLKYSYVDNNYNIILKNRDLNGDFIIDTNRSNHLLYKESITAGYAIANFSTQKWNFQTGLRAEYINYEATSATTNTSNADNYLSFFPSFSVNGNFDANQYKFSYSKRIQRPRYLYLNPFFEYIDTYNVSVGNPNLKPEFTNAFEVTWVRKYKTALSLFANFTNSGIFYIIDYDENTQITTTYYDNIGKSTNIGTSFNTSIEFTKWWEIVLYADLSYNQAKSEIENYQFNDSSLSWNGSINQLFTFKDHLSLNWNSFYSSGGTYGNSISKPSYDMSFGLKKELFNKKLRVNLKADNVLKKSMYRSVTTQDNISTNWTNQWETRKFTLSLTYNFGSGKEKSVRNTDLQDEKSRL, encoded by the coding sequence ATGAAAAACCTAATCGTTACAATCGTATTCACTTTATGTTTAAGCTTTATTAATGCTCAAGAAATTACAATTAATGGTAAAATAACTTCAAAAGAAACAAACGAAGTTTTGCCTTACACAGCAGTTGCTACGTTTAACGCTACAACTAATAAATATATAAATTATGGTTATACAGATGAAAACGGATTTTATTCAATTTCATTAACCAAAACTGATTTTTACCTTAAAGCAGAGTTATTAGGTTACGAAAGTTTTAAATCTGAAGTTATTCAATATTCAAAAAACACAATAACGAGAAATATTGTTTTAAAAGAAGATGCTTCTGAATTAGATGAGATTGTTATTTTATCTAAAAAACGATTGATTAGAATGACTGGTGATAAAATGATTGTAGATATCGATAAATCTGGTTTAGGAAATGGAAATGATGGTTTAGAAACCCTAAGTAAATTACCAGGAATGCAACTTGATAAAGATGAAAATATCGTTTTTAGAGGAAATGCAAACTTGCAAATTATGATTGATGGAAAACCTGCATTATTAAAGGGTGATGAGTTAAAACAATTCTTAAAAACTTTAGATGGTTCTAATATAAAAACAGTAGAAATTATAGCAAATCCTTCTGCTAAATATGATGCTTCTGGAACTGGTGGAATTTTAAACATCAGACTTAAAAAATCTCCAAATACAGGGTTAACAGGAAACATCTATTCATCTGTAGGTTATGCTGAATTTATTAAAAATAGAAACGGAATTAACCTATACAATAACACCCAAAAATGGAATATGAATGCTGGTTTATACTATGGTTATAACGAATCTGTAAATCATAGAAAAATTATTCAAACCATAAAAGAACCAAATCAAACAACTGTTTTAGAACAACTTAATGATTGGTTTCCGAAAGGAGATAGTTACACTGCAAAATTTGGTGTTTCGAACAAAATATCCGAAAATGTAAATATTGGTACTTCTTGGAACTACAATATTTATAAAAGTGATGAACTTACAGAAGGTAGAACCAATCAATTTTACAATGACATTTACAAGCGTTATACATTGTTAAATACAACCCAACTGGGTAAAAACAAAACCATTACAGGAAATGTTTATTACAGTTTTGTTTCTGATAGTTTAGATACAAAATTAGACATTCAATTAAACTATGCAAATTATAATAACACAGAAGATCGATTAACAACAAACACTTATTTAAATACAGATGAGAACTCGTCTTTTAAAGAACAAGAAGCTATAAAGAATAGCAACCCAACTACCTATAACATCTTTAGTACAAAAATAGATTTTGAAAAAAAACTGAGTACATATATTAATTTAGAAACAGGTTTAAAATATAGTTATGTAGACAATAATTACAATATCATACTTAAAAATAGAGATTTAAATGGAGATTTTATTATAGATACAAATAGAAGTAATCATCTATTATATAAAGAATCTATTACTGCTGGTTATGCAATTGCAAATTTTTCTACCCAGAAATGGAATTTCCAAACAGGTTTAAGAGCAGAATACATAAATTATGAAGCTACTTCTGCAACAACAAACACATCTAACGCAGATAATTACTTATCATTTTTTCCTTCATTTAGTGTTAATGGAAATTTTGATGCCAATCAATACAAGTTTTCATACAGCAAAAGAATACAAAGACCACGTTACTTATATTTAAACCCTTTTTTCGAATATATAGACACTTATAATGTTTCTGTAGGAAACCCTAATTTAAAACCAGAATTTACAAATGCTTTCGAAGTTACTTGGGTTAGAAAATATAAAACTGCGCTTTCATTATTCGCAAACTTTACCAATAGCGGAATCTTTTATATTATTGATTATGATGAAAACACACAAATTACAACTACTTACTATGATAATATTGGGAAATCTACAAATATTGGAACTTCATTTAACACATCTATTGAGTTTACTAAATGGTGGGAAATCGTACTTTATGCAGATCTTTCTTATAATCAAGCAAAATCAGAAATAGAAAACTATCAATTTAATGATAGTAGCCTTAGTTGGAATGGAAGCATTAATCAATTATTCACTTTCAAAGATCATTTAAGTTTAAACTGGAATAGTTTTTATAGTTCTGGTGGAACGTACGGTAATAGCATATCTAAACCATCTTATGATATGTCTTTTGGTTTAAAAAAAGAGTTATTCAACAAAAAATTGCGTGTAAATTTAAAAGCTGATAACGTATTAAAGAAAAGTATGTATAGAAGTGTTACAACACAAGATAATATTTCAACTAATTGGACCAACCAATGGGAAACAAGAAAATTCACACTATCATTAACTTATAATTTTGGAAGTGGAAAGGAAAAATCTGTTAGAAACACTGATTTACAAGATGAAAAAAGTCGTTTATAA
- a CDS encoding sensor histidine kinase, with protein MDLKKQHWKYHLLLAVVILIMDFFGDYVYKGMEGFMENFKLSFAYSKIMFYVSFYTIYVINYFIVCPKTLSKKRIGSYVVSILILFFGFAFIRFLLEEVILFQLTGNHNYYEAGRNFLYYTFDNTYFALKAILFSTALYLFFEYIENQDRINQLQLEHKKAELSFLKSQLEPHFLFNTLNSFYTDLVDTQPKAAKDIHRLSELLRYVTYEAQQDFMPLNKEVKFIEDYIYFYRKRFENYLFLEYNIEGIVADQKMPSLVLIHFIENIFKHGVTNKKETPAKIVIQITNNDISITTENKVSSSEKYSNKGIGKENLVRRLKAIYKDDYELNFNEENQTFKAFLKIPFNK; from the coding sequence ATGGATTTAAAGAAACAACACTGGAAATACCATTTATTATTAGCAGTAGTAATATTAATAATGGATTTTTTTGGAGATTATGTGTATAAAGGAATGGAGGGCTTTATGGAGAATTTTAAACTGTCTTTTGCTTATAGTAAAATTATGTTTTATGTGTCTTTTTATACAATTTATGTAATCAATTATTTTATTGTTTGTCCGAAGACTTTGTCTAAAAAACGAATAGGATCTTATGTTGTAAGTATCTTAATTTTATTCTTTGGTTTCGCTTTTATTAGATTTTTATTAGAGGAAGTAATTTTATTTCAATTAACAGGAAACCATAATTATTATGAAGCAGGACGAAACTTTTTATACTATACATTTGATAATACTTATTTTGCATTAAAAGCAATTTTATTTAGTACTGCATTGTATTTATTTTTTGAATATATCGAAAATCAAGATCGAATTAATCAACTACAACTAGAACATAAAAAGGCTGAGTTAAGTTTTTTGAAATCTCAATTAGAACCTCATTTTTTGTTTAATACCTTGAATTCCTTTTACACAGATTTAGTAGATACACAACCAAAAGCAGCAAAAGATATACATCGCTTGTCAGAATTACTGCGCTATGTAACGTACGAAGCACAACAAGATTTTATGCCTTTAAACAAAGAAGTAAAGTTTATTGAAGACTATATTTATTTCTATAGAAAACGCTTTGAAAATTATTTATTTTTAGAGTATAATATTGAAGGGATTGTTGCTGACCAGAAGATGCCATCATTAGTTTTAATTCATTTTATTGAAAACATTTTTAAACATGGTGTTACAAATAAAAAGGAAACTCCGGCTAAAATAGTTATTCAAATCACCAATAATGATATTTCTATTACTACGGAAAATAAAGTGTCTTCCTCAGAGAAGTATAGTAATAAAGGAATTGGAAAAGAAAATTTAGTACGACGTTTAAAGGCTATTTATAAAGATGATTATGAATTGAATTTTAATGAAGAGAATCAAACATTTAAGGCCTTTTTAAAAATACCTTTTAATAAATAA
- a CDS encoding LytTR family DNA-binding domain-containing protein: protein MNTIRCIIVDDEPPAIRLLEKYVSKVSFLELVTSTVSPLEALGLIDKGGVDLVFLDIQMPELTGIQLSKIVKGKTKIIFTTAYPQFALESYELNAIDYLLKPFEFERFYQAVLKAKDENISVEKQIKPQSDSYLFVKTDGKNNFEKVYVKDICYIEGLKNYVAIHLKENQIITHNTLKNIEEYLPKEQFVKTHKSYIVSMEHIHKTDSISVYVNNKALPIGDTYKKDFFERVQKLKL from the coding sequence ATGAATACGATAAGATGTATTATTGTTGATGACGAGCCGCCAGCAATAAGGTTGTTAGAAAAATATGTAAGCAAAGTATCTTTTTTAGAATTGGTAACTTCTACTGTAAGTCCGTTAGAAGCACTCGGTTTAATTGACAAAGGAGGTGTTGATTTGGTGTTTTTAGATATTCAAATGCCAGAACTTACAGGAATTCAATTATCTAAGATTGTAAAAGGTAAAACCAAGATAATTTTTACAACGGCCTACCCGCAATTTGCGTTAGAAAGTTATGAATTAAACGCTATCGATTATTTGTTAAAACCTTTTGAATTTGAGCGTTTTTATCAAGCCGTTTTAAAAGCAAAAGATGAAAATATTTCTGTTGAAAAACAAATAAAACCACAATCTGATTCCTATTTGTTTGTTAAAACCGATGGTAAAAATAACTTCGAAAAAGTGTATGTTAAAGACATTTGCTACATAGAAGGTTTAAAGAATTATGTGGCAATTCATTTAAAAGAAAATCAAATTATTACGCACAACACACTTAAGAATATTGAAGAATATTTACCAAAGGAACAGTTTGTAAAAACGCATAAATCCTATATTGTATCTATGGAGCACATTCATAAAACCGATTCGATTTCAGTTTATGTTAATAATAAAGCTTTGCCAATTGGAGATACCTATAAAAAAGACTTTTTTGAAAGAGTTCAAAAGCTTAAACTTTAA
- a CDS encoding exonuclease domain-containing protein, giving the protein MLYTVVDIETTGNGYKGSKITEISIFVFDGKVVVDEFTSLVNPEQNIPAFITNLTGITNAMVRTAPKFYEIAKKVEEITKDTIFVAHNVNFDYNIIHEEFKNLGFAFKRKKLCTVRLSRKLIPGLSSYSLGNICTSENIPINGRHRAKGDAEATTELFRRLIERDDNFTINSFLNPKSRQATLPPLLDKKIVDNLPEKHGVYYFKNSDKEVIYVGKANNIKQRVISHFYDKKKKEQTMCLETADISFTKTGSELLALLHESAEIKHIYPKFNRAQRRAGEAVGLFSYEDQKGIIHLAYNRLKLAPNPMMKYYTISEARNHLELLCKEFELCPKYCHLQTNISSCFHYQLKECKGICCDKETVANYNKRVKEAIKSVGIGAENLVIKEKGRTKNEVGFVLILDGIYQGFGYVDVLQSEQLENPEDYQFFVEPKKDNRDIQRIIAAYLKKN; this is encoded by the coding sequence TTGTTATACACAGTTGTCGACATAGAAACTACAGGAAATGGATATAAAGGTTCTAAAATAACCGAAATATCCATTTTTGTTTTTGATGGGAAAGTAGTTGTAGATGAGTTTACTTCGCTTGTAAATCCCGAACAAAACATTCCTGCTTTTATTACCAATCTTACAGGTATTACAAATGCAATGGTAAGAACTGCACCCAAGTTTTATGAAATTGCCAAAAAGGTAGAAGAAATTACAAAAGACACTATTTTTGTAGCACATAATGTAAACTTCGATTACAACATTATTCATGAAGAATTTAAAAATTTAGGTTTTGCTTTTAAGCGAAAAAAATTATGTACAGTTCGTTTATCGAGAAAGTTAATTCCTGGTTTAAGTTCTTACAGTTTAGGTAATATTTGTACTTCAGAAAACATTCCTATAAACGGAAGACACAGAGCAAAAGGAGATGCAGAAGCAACAACAGAATTATTTAGAAGATTAATAGAAAGAGATGATAATTTCACCATCAATTCTTTTTTGAATCCAAAATCTAGACAAGCAACCTTACCTCCTCTTTTAGATAAAAAAATAGTTGACAATTTACCCGAAAAACATGGCGTTTATTATTTTAAAAATTCAGATAAAGAAGTTATTTATGTTGGTAAGGCAAATAATATAAAGCAACGTGTTATCAGTCATTTTTATGATAAAAAGAAAAAAGAGCAAACCATGTGTTTGGAAACTGCAGATATTTCTTTTACAAAAACAGGTAGCGAATTACTTGCGCTGTTGCACGAATCTGCAGAAATAAAACACATTTATCCGAAATTTAACAGAGCACAACGAAGAGCTGGTGAAGCTGTTGGTTTGTTTTCTTATGAAGATCAAAAAGGCATTATTCATTTAGCTTATAACCGATTGAAACTAGCTCCAAACCCTATGATGAAATATTATACTATTTCTGAAGCTAGAAACCATTTGGAACTACTATGTAAGGAGTTTGAATTGTGCCCAAAATACTGTCATTTACAAACCAATATTTCTAGCTGTTTTCATTATCAACTAAAAGAATGTAAAGGTATTTGTTGTGATAAAGAAACTGTAGCAAATTATAACAAGCGTGTAAAAGAAGCAATAAAATCGGTAGGAATTGGAGCAGAAAATTTAGTCATTAAAGAAAAAGGAAGAACCAAAAATGAAGTTGGTTTTGTACTAATTTTAGACGGAATTTATCAAGGTTTTGGCTATGTAGATGTACTTCAATCTGAACAATTAGAAAACCCTGAAGATTATCAATTTTTTGTGGAACCTAAAAAAGACAATAGAGATATTCAGAGAATTATTGCTGCATATTTAAAGAAAAATTAA
- the rpe gene encoding ribulose-phosphate 3-epimerase, with amino-acid sequence MSNLIAPSILAADFANLQRDIEMVNNSEADWFHIDIMDGVFVPNISFGMPVLKAISKHAKKTIDVHLMIVNPDQYIQTFADLGANILTVHYEACTHLHGTIQAIKATGMKAGVALNPHTPIAVLEDVIKDLDLVCIMSVNPGFGGQSFIENTYKKVSQLRHLIDFTESGCQIEIDGGVTDKNANALIEAGANVLVAGSYVFGSEDPTATIADLKNIIE; translated from the coding sequence ATGAGTAATTTAATTGCACCTTCAATTTTAGCAGCAGATTTTGCTAACTTACAAAGAGACATCGAAATGGTAAACAATAGTGAAGCAGATTGGTTTCATATTGATATTATGGATGGCGTTTTTGTACCTAACATTTCTTTTGGAATGCCAGTTTTAAAAGCGATATCTAAACATGCTAAAAAAACAATTGATGTACATTTAATGATTGTAAACCCAGATCAATACATTCAAACATTTGCAGATTTAGGAGCGAACATTTTAACGGTACATTATGAAGCTTGTACACATTTGCATGGAACAATACAGGCAATAAAAGCTACTGGCATGAAAGCCGGAGTTGCTTTAAACCCGCATACACCAATTGCCGTTTTAGAAGATGTTATTAAAGATTTAGATTTAGTTTGTATAATGAGTGTAAATCCTGGTTTTGGTGGACAATCTTTTATAGAAAACACCTATAAAAAAGTAAGTCAATTAAGACATTTAATCGATTTTACTGAATCTGGTTGCCAAATAGAAATTGATGGTGGTGTTACAGATAAAAATGCAAATGCATTAATTGAAGCTGGTGCAAATGTACTAGTTGCAGGAAGTTATGTTTTTGGTTCTGAAGATCCAACAGCAACTATTGCAGATTTAAAAAATATAATAGAGTAA
- a CDS encoding RNA polymerase sigma factor RpoD/SigA, translating into MRQLKITKQVTNRETASLDKYLQEIGKVDLITADEEVELAQLIKAGDQRALEKLTKANLRFVVSVAKQYQNQGLTLPDLINEGNLGLIKAAKRFDETRGFKFISYAVWWIRQSILQALAEQSRIVRLPLNKIGSINKINKMYAFLEQENERPPSAEEIAKKLDMTVNDVKESMKNSGRHVSMDAPLIEGEDSNLYDVLNSGESPNPDRKLLHESLRIEINRALETLTPREADVVKLYFGLGEHQPMTLEEIGETFDLTRERVRQIKEKAIRRLKHTSRSKILMTYLG; encoded by the coding sequence ATGAGACAACTTAAAATTACCAAGCAGGTTACTAATAGAGAAACCGCATCGTTAGACAAGTATTTACAAGAGATTGGAAAAGTAGATTTAATTACTGCTGATGAAGAAGTAGAATTAGCGCAGCTTATTAAAGCAGGTGATCAAAGAGCTTTAGAGAAATTAACCAAAGCCAATTTAAGATTTGTTGTATCTGTAGCGAAACAATACCAAAATCAAGGATTAACTTTACCAGATTTAATAAACGAAGGAAATTTAGGTTTAATTAAAGCAGCAAAACGTTTTGATGAAACTAGAGGGTTTAAATTTATATCTTATGCCGTTTGGTGGATTCGTCAATCGATATTACAAGCATTAGCAGAACAATCTAGAATTGTACGTTTACCGTTAAATAAAATTGGCTCTATCAATAAAATTAACAAAATGTACGCTTTCTTAGAGCAAGAAAATGAGCGCCCACCAAGTGCTGAAGAAATTGCTAAGAAACTAGACATGACTGTTAATGACGTAAAAGAATCTATGAAGAATTCTGGTCGTCACGTATCTATGGATGCGCCTTTAATTGAAGGGGAAGATTCTAATTTATATGATGTATTAAACTCTGGAGAATCTCCAAATCCTGATAGAAAATTATTACATGAATCTCTAAGAATAGAAATTAATAGAGCTTTAGAAACATTAACCCCACGTGAGGCAGATGTTGTAAAATTATATTTTGGTTTAGGTGAACACCAACCAATGACTTTAGAAGAAATTGGCGAAACGTTCGATTTAACTCGTGAGCGTGTACGTCAAATTAAAGAAAAAGCAATTAGAAGATTAAAACATACTTCTAGATCTAAAATTTTAATGACTTATCTTGGATAA
- a CDS encoding RNA polymerase sigma factor produces the protein MNTIVEKITDEDLVFEIVRTNNTELFATLYDRFSTVVYNKCYSFSKSKEEAEDLVHDVFVRLFVKLKTFKGTSKFSTWLYSFTYNFCVNYVQRNSYKKKEKVTVVTDQIKENDSFEEVEEANLLELKSKKLAKVLTLIDPSEKMILLMKYQEEMSIKEIKEILNIGESAVKMRIKRAKAKVIKLYEEL, from the coding sequence GTGAATACAATAGTAGAAAAAATTACCGATGAAGATTTAGTTTTTGAAATAGTTAGAACTAATAATACAGAATTATTTGCAACCTTATATGATCGTTTTTCTACAGTTGTCTACAATAAGTGTTACAGTTTTTCTAAAAGCAAAGAAGAAGCCGAAGATTTAGTACACGATGTTTTTGTTAGATTATTTGTTAAACTAAAAACATTTAAAGGAACCTCTAAGTTTTCTACATGGTTATATTCGTTTACATATAATTTTTGTGTGAATTATGTACAAAGAAATAGTTACAAAAAGAAAGAAAAAGTAACTGTTGTAACAGATCAAATTAAAGAGAATGACTCTTTTGAGGAAGTTGAAGAGGCAAATTTATTAGAATTAAAATCTAAAAAATTAGCAAAGGTGTTAACTTTAATAGATCCTTCAGAGAAAATGATTTTATTAATGAAATACCAAGAAGAAATGAGTATTAAAGAAATAAAAGAAATTTTGAATATTGGTGAGAGTGCTGTTAAAATGAGAATAAAAAGAGCAAAAGCAAAAGTTATTAAATTGTACGAAGAGTTATAA
- a CDS encoding Ig-like domain-containing protein — protein sequence MKFLYKTLFLLVSIAFIFSCAKTGRPDGGPKDEDAPLFVVSKPPYKTINFKSKEVELTFNEFIKLKDLNKQLVVSPPLKNPLLVTPQGTASKFLKIKILDTLALNTTYIFNFGNAIEDNNESNKLEGFKYIFSTGTYIDSLKTSGTVIDAFFNKKPKKTNIVLYRIDSTFTDSIIYNKKPNYVTTALDTTKFEFTNLKEGKYLLLALEERSSDYIFNPKVDKIGFYADTITLPKDSVITKPIKLFKEIQPYRFNRAKEVSKGKIQFGYEGEIKNLKVELLSKVTDSFKSASRFEMDKDTLNYWYTPIAVDSLNFVVSNDIFLDTVTVKFRKNKLDSLKLSPSTSGTLHLRDTFFIKSNNPIVKIDTSKIIFVNKDTLRVKYSNYISIKENKIGFLFDKNQKENYNLKAFPGGFTDIYNIKNDSINYNFKTVELEDYGRITLNVINTTSKNIIIDLLSGKENKEIIERKYVNTSETLVFNLLEPKTYTIRAIVDDNNNRIWDTGNYLLKKLPETIIYYKEELKVRANYFLEGNTFTIKKSD from the coding sequence GTGAAATTCCTTTATAAAACGCTTTTTTTATTAGTTTCTATCGCATTTATTTTTAGTTGTGCAAAAACGGGAAGACCAGATGGTGGCCCAAAAGATGAAGATGCTCCTTTATTTGTGGTTTCTAAACCACCTTATAAAACCATTAATTTTAAAAGTAAAGAGGTCGAATTAACATTTAATGAATTTATTAAATTAAAAGACCTAAACAAGCAACTGGTTGTTTCCCCTCCTTTAAAAAACCCTTTATTAGTAACACCACAAGGAACTGCAAGTAAATTTTTAAAAATTAAAATTTTAGATACCTTAGCATTAAATACTACCTATATTTTTAATTTCGGAAATGCCATTGAAGATAATAATGAGAGCAACAAATTAGAAGGTTTTAAATATATTTTCTCTACAGGAACTTATATAGATTCTCTAAAAACTTCTGGTACCGTTATAGATGCTTTCTTTAACAAAAAACCTAAAAAAACAAACATCGTCTTATATAGAATAGACAGTACATTTACAGATTCTATTATTTACAACAAAAAACCAAATTACGTAACTACAGCTTTAGACACAACTAAATTTGAATTCACAAATTTAAAAGAAGGAAAGTATCTTTTATTAGCACTAGAGGAGCGTTCTAGCGACTATATTTTTAATCCAAAAGTAGATAAAATTGGTTTTTATGCAGATACAATTACGCTACCTAAAGATAGCGTAATTACAAAACCAATTAAGCTATTTAAAGAAATTCAGCCGTATCGTTTTAATAGAGCAAAAGAAGTCTCTAAAGGTAAAATTCAGTTTGGTTATGAAGGTGAGATAAAAAACCTAAAAGTTGAATTATTATCTAAAGTTACTGATAGTTTTAAAAGTGCATCAAGGTTTGAAATGGATAAAGACACTTTAAATTATTGGTATACTCCTATTGCTGTAGATTCTTTAAACTTTGTTGTTTCAAATGATATTTTTCTAGATACAGTGACTGTGAAATTCCGAAAAAACAAGTTAGATTCTCTAAAATTATCACCTTCTACAAGCGGAACTTTACATTTAAGAGATACTTTTTTTATTAAGAGTAACAACCCAATTGTAAAAATAGACACTAGCAAGATCATTTTTGTAAATAAAGACACTTTAAGAGTTAAATACTCAAATTATATTTCAATAAAGGAAAATAAGATCGGTTTCCTTTTTGATAAAAATCAGAAAGAAAATTACAATTTAAAAGCTTTTCCTGGGGGTTTTACTGATATTTATAATATTAAAAATGACTCTATAAATTACAATTTTAAAACGGTAGAACTAGAAGACTATGGACGAATTACTCTTAATGTAATAAATACAACTTCTAAAAATATAATTATTGATTTGTTATCTGGTAAAGAAAATAAGGAAATTATTGAACGAAAATATGTTAACACTTCAGAAACACTTGTTTTTAATTTATTAGAGCCAAAAACATATACTATAAGAGCAATTGTAGACGATAACAATAATAGAATATGGGACACAGGTAACTACCTCCTTAAAAAATTGCCTGAAACCATAATTTATTACAAAGAAGAATTAAAGGTTAGAGCAAACTACTTTTTAGAAGGAAATACATTCACTATTAAAAAATCTGATTAA
- a CDS encoding ComF family protein, which translates to MTNFKSYTDNKLSKIFFGRVTVEKAYSLLFFRKESITKNLIHELKYKGNEEVGVFFGNWLGEILNQNKEFSTVDYIVPVPIHSKKKKIRGYNQVTKFGKCLSNHLNIPFIEGVLVRKSSTKTQTLKTRFERFNDLESKFFLTNTATFKNKHVLIIDDVITTGATLEACAMELLKTSGITISILTMAYTE; encoded by the coding sequence TTGACTAATTTTAAAAGCTATACAGATAATAAACTTTCAAAGATTTTCTTCGGAAGAGTAACGGTAGAAAAAGCCTATTCTTTATTATTTTTCAGAAAGGAAAGCATCACTAAGAATCTCATTCATGAGTTAAAATACAAAGGAAATGAAGAAGTTGGTGTTTTCTTTGGCAACTGGCTCGGAGAAATCCTCAATCAAAACAAGGAGTTTTCGACAGTTGATTATATTGTTCCTGTACCAATTCACTCTAAAAAAAAGAAAATTAGAGGTTATAATCAGGTTACTAAATTTGGCAAATGTTTAAGTAATCATTTAAATATTCCTTTTATTGAAGGAGTTTTAGTGAGAAAGTCATCAACAAAAACACAAACGCTAAAGACACGTTTTGAAAGATTTAATGATTTGGAATCAAAATTCTTTTTAACAAATACAGCTACATTTAAAAATAAACACGTTTTAATTATTGATGACGTAATTACAACCGGCGCAACTTTAGAAGCCTGTGCAATGGAACTTTTAAAAACTTCTGGAATAACAATTAGTATTTTAACAATGGCGTATACAGAATAA
- a CDS encoding class I SAM-dependent methyltransferase, with product MTSKINFFKEAVKNLKIVGTVVPSSRFLANRMLKEIDFSKVNVLVELGPGNGAITKHILNRLPPNAILICFEINNCFYKQLLELKHPQLVVVKSSAEKIKEELSLLGFDKTNHIVSSLPLTIIPDKISKEILNSSFDVLENGGTYIQFQYSLSYFKKLKKVFNTFITLDFEPLNIPPAFVYRCKKVD from the coding sequence TTGACAAGTAAAATAAATTTTTTTAAGGAAGCAGTAAAAAACCTAAAAATAGTAGGCACAGTAGTACCAAGTTCGCGTTTTTTGGCGAATAGAATGCTCAAAGAAATAGATTTTTCTAAAGTAAATGTTTTGGTTGAACTAGGGCCTGGTAATGGAGCAATTACAAAACATATTTTAAACAGGTTACCACCTAATGCAATCTTAATTTGTTTTGAAATTAATAATTGTTTTTACAAACAATTATTAGAACTTAAGCATCCGCAATTAGTTGTAGTTAAGTCTTCTGCCGAAAAAATAAAGGAAGAACTAAGTTTGTTAGGTTTTGACAAAACAAACCATATTGTATCTAGCTTGCCTTTAACAATTATTCCCGATAAAATTTCAAAAGAAATTTTAAATAGTTCATTTGATGTTTTAGAAAATGGGGGTACTTACATCCAATTTCAATATAGTTTGTCTTATTTTAAAAAACTTAAAAAAGTTTTTAATACATTTATTACTTTAGATTTCGAACCATTAAACATACCTCCAGCCTTTGTTTATCGATGTAAAAAAGTCGATTAA